From a single Methylacidiphilum kamchatkense Kam1 genomic region:
- a CDS encoding UDP-glucuronic acid decarboxylase family protein — MKVAVVTGAAGFLGSHLVDKLLSQDYRVIGIDNLITGNLANLEHLKHEPRFDLIIQDVTEYINIPGTIDIIFHFASPASPIDYLELPIQTLKAGSIGTYRTLGMAKVKNCSFCLASTSECYGDPLVHPQSEDYWGNVNPIGPRGVYDEAKRFAEALTMAYHRVHKIPTYIVRIFNTFGPRMRLRDGRVVPAFISQALEGKPLTVFGNGSQTRSFCYVSDLIDGVLALAHSDYHEPINLGNPKEMTILEFAKTICRLAGVPEKIVFEPLPVDDPKQRRPDITRAIRYLGWKPMVDVEEGLKLTIQWFREKLKK, encoded by the coding sequence ATGAAAGTTGCTGTAGTTACAGGGGCTGCAGGGTTTCTAGGAAGCCATTTAGTCGACAAGTTGCTAAGCCAGGATTATAGAGTCATCGGGATCGACAATCTGATTACTGGGAACCTTGCCAATTTAGAACACTTAAAGCACGAACCAAGATTCGACTTGATCATTCAAGATGTAACCGAATATATCAATATACCTGGAACAATCGATATCATTTTTCATTTCGCCTCCCCTGCCAGTCCGATCGATTATCTTGAATTGCCAATACAAACCTTAAAAGCTGGTTCCATAGGCACCTATCGTACTCTTGGAATGGCTAAAGTTAAAAACTGTTCTTTTTGTCTTGCTTCTACTTCTGAATGCTACGGGGATCCACTTGTCCATCCTCAATCCGAAGACTATTGGGGAAATGTCAATCCTATTGGACCTAGAGGAGTATATGACGAAGCCAAAAGGTTTGCTGAAGCCTTGACCATGGCCTATCATCGGGTCCACAAAATCCCAACCTATATTGTTAGAATTTTTAACACTTTTGGACCTCGTATGAGATTAAGAGATGGGAGAGTGGTGCCCGCTTTTATATCTCAAGCTTTGGAAGGAAAACCTTTAACGGTTTTCGGCAACGGCTCACAAACACGCAGTTTCTGTTATGTTTCCGATCTAATTGATGGGGTTTTGGCTCTTGCCCATTCAGACTATCATGAACCCATCAATTTGGGGAACCCAAAAGAAATGACTATCCTAGAATTTGCAAAGACCATTTGCAGACTAGCCGGAGTGCCCGAAAAGATAGTTTTCGAACCTCTTCCAGTAGATGATCCAAAACAACGCAGGCCAGATATTACAAGAGCGATCCGATATTTGGGTTGGAAACCTATGGTCGATGTCGAAGAAGGGTTAAAATTAACAATCCAATGGTTCAGAGAAAAGTTAAAAAAATAA
- the tsaD gene encoding tRNA (adenosine(37)-N6)-threonylcarbamoyltransferase complex transferase subunit TsaD, with amino-acid sequence MLWLGIESSCDETALALIRMTNGKVQIVDDQCISQALLHKPFGGIVPEFAVREHSKNLPMLMQGMIKRGSLNLEDVEAIAVTEGPGLMASLLVGNAFARGLAQGLGIPVYGMNHLEGHLFSPFIGREEKLRFPFLGLVVSGGHTILTKVDGPRKYEMIGSTIDDAAGEAFDKVGRLLGLDYPGGPEIEKWAKLGNADAYAFPLSLIEKNNYNFSFSGLKTAVRYFVEKRKEELLEKEQFFFDVCASFQEAIARVIQEKTISAAKAFGLSCIAASGGVLANQRIRTLLEQKALESDIEILIADKKFCTDNAVMIAFVAALFYLLGLPITKSMEVNPNLSLINFKRELNGNSF; translated from the coding sequence ATGTTATGGCTTGGCATAGAGTCTTCTTGTGACGAGACTGCGCTTGCGCTGATCAGAATGACTAATGGCAAAGTCCAGATTGTCGACGATCAGTGTATCAGTCAAGCCCTTCTCCACAAACCATTTGGTGGGATAGTACCAGAATTTGCCGTTAGGGAGCATTCCAAAAACCTTCCTATGCTTATGCAAGGGATGATCAAGCGTGGTAGTCTCAATCTAGAAGATGTTGAGGCCATCGCTGTAACCGAAGGACCAGGACTAATGGCCTCCTTACTCGTGGGCAATGCTTTTGCTAGGGGCCTAGCCCAAGGTCTTGGCATACCGGTTTATGGGATGAACCATTTAGAAGGTCATCTTTTTTCTCCTTTTATAGGCAGAGAAGAAAAGCTGAGATTCCCTTTTCTTGGGTTAGTGGTCAGTGGAGGACATACTATTCTGACAAAAGTGGATGGGCCAAGAAAATACGAGATGATTGGTTCCACCATTGATGATGCCGCCGGTGAAGCTTTCGATAAGGTTGGTAGACTGCTAGGTTTGGACTATCCAGGAGGACCAGAAATAGAAAAATGGGCCAAACTAGGGAACGCTGACGCTTATGCCTTCCCTTTAAGTCTCATAGAAAAAAATAATTATAATTTTAGTTTCAGCGGCCTGAAAACGGCGGTCCGATATTTTGTGGAGAAAAGAAAAGAAGAGCTATTAGAAAAAGAACAATTTTTCTTCGATGTTTGCGCCTCCTTCCAAGAAGCTATTGCTCGAGTGATTCAGGAAAAAACTATTAGTGCAGCCAAAGCCTTTGGTCTCTCCTGTATTGCCGCTTCAGGTGGTGTCCTTGCCAACCAGAGGATTAGGACTCTCCTCGAGCAAAAAGCGCTGGAGTCAGACATTGAAATCCTGATTGCAGATAAAAAGTTTTGTACAGATAATGCGGTTATGATTGCCTTTGTTGCCGCCTTATTTTATCTTTTGGGTCTGCCAATTACAAAAAGTATGGAAGTAAATCCAAACCTATCGTTGATTAATTTCAAAAGGGAACTAAATGGAAACAGTTTCTGA
- a CDS encoding nucleoside-diphosphate kinase, translating to MAQELSYVIINPYTLYKSRTGVILSRLLSQSSLELVGAAMYSPSAELVREYSKMIVTESDPQDREIQELIRDYILENFMPNPQTGARQRVMVLLFRGENAVARTREVVGNIRHQSKGGETIRDTFGDLIYNRDGTVKYFEPAVLAAPSVEEAKAKLLLWKKYYDRDSGILSHLIPTYNKPGHQRAVVILKPDNFRFPSGRPGYVIDMFSRTELAITAIKVHHMSVAEAEEFYAPVREALREKLKKPAGLKAKELLESALAIRLDPSREEALANLIGPLYAEEQFHSIVQFMTGINPKNCPIEQRTMPGKEKCIVLIYEGIDAVRKVREVLGPTDPAKAPPGSIRREFGQSIMVNAAHASDSPENAEREIKILKMEQNSFVSLIEETYGS from the coding sequence ATGGCACAAGAACTTAGTTACGTTATTATTAATCCTTATACGCTTTATAAATCAAGAACAGGGGTCATACTTTCTCGGCTACTTTCACAAAGTTCTTTAGAACTTGTTGGAGCAGCTATGTACTCGCCGAGCGCCGAGCTCGTGAGAGAATATTCTAAAATGATTGTGACCGAAAGTGATCCTCAAGATAGAGAAATACAGGAGCTCATTCGAGATTACATTCTTGAAAACTTCATGCCCAATCCTCAGACGGGCGCTCGTCAGAGGGTCATGGTCCTTTTATTTAGAGGAGAAAATGCTGTCGCAAGAACTAGGGAAGTTGTTGGCAACATCCGTCATCAAAGCAAAGGCGGAGAGACGATCCGGGATACCTTTGGTGATCTTATCTACAATAGAGATGGTACGGTAAAATATTTTGAGCCTGCCGTTCTTGCCGCACCCTCTGTGGAAGAGGCAAAAGCCAAGCTGCTCTTATGGAAGAAATACTATGACCGGGATTCAGGGATTCTTTCGCATCTTATCCCCACTTACAATAAACCAGGACATCAACGAGCCGTTGTCATCTTAAAACCAGATAACTTCCGTTTTCCCAGTGGAAGACCCGGTTATGTAATCGATATGTTTTCTCGAACCGAACTAGCGATAACAGCCATTAAAGTTCATCATATGAGTGTCGCTGAAGCCGAAGAGTTTTATGCCCCTGTGAGGGAAGCCCTAAGAGAAAAACTTAAAAAACCAGCAGGACTAAAAGCCAAAGAATTACTTGAATCAGCACTTGCCATTAGACTGGACCCTTCAAGGGAAGAAGCACTCGCTAATCTTATCGGACCGCTTTATGCCGAAGAACAATTCCACTCGATCGTTCAATTTATGACAGGCATCAATCCCAAAAATTGCCCTATCGAACAAAGAACAATGCCAGGGAAGGAAAAATGCATCGTTTTGATCTACGAAGGCATCGATGCGGTTAGAAAAGTCAGAGAAGTTCTTGGACCTACTGACCCAGCCAAGGCACCTCCAGGATCTATTCGAAGGGAATTTGGTCAAAGCATTATGGTCAACGCAGCGCATGCCTCTGATTCCCCAGAAAATGCCGAAAGAGAAATTAAGATTTTAAAAATGGAACAAAATTCATTTGTTTCTCTTATAGAAGAAACCTACGGTAGCTAA
- a CDS encoding pyridoxal phosphate-dependent aminotransferase, producing the protein MEVSSRVQKISPSLTLALDSKAKALAQKGEDIVNFTSGEPDFDTPEHIKAAAMGSLDANFTRYTPSAGIPELRMAICEKLKKDNALDYSPEQINVSCGAKHACINVILATVDPGDEVIIPAPYWVSYPEMVKIAGAEPVIVPTSFENGYKITPKQFEEAMTPKTKMIIINSPSNPTGSIYSKEELEGIAHVALEEDILILSDEIYEKLVYDDLTHFSIASLSKEVYELTFTVNGFSKTYAMTGWRLGYSASPLWAAKQIASLQSHMTSNPTSFAQKGALAAYKGPQDCVENMVEEYKKRRAYIMKILSDIEKISFVPPQGTFYVYVNISKTGMNSSDFAQKLLEEEKVAVVPGVAFGDDQSIRLSYATSMERIKTGLDRFCRFIEKL; encoded by the coding sequence ATGGAAGTTTCATCTCGAGTCCAGAAGATTAGTCCTTCTCTTACTCTGGCTTTGGACAGCAAGGCCAAAGCATTGGCTCAAAAAGGAGAAGATATAGTTAATTTTACTTCTGGAGAACCTGACTTTGACACCCCAGAGCATATCAAAGCAGCCGCTATGGGTTCTCTAGACGCCAATTTTACCCGCTATACTCCCTCTGCGGGAATCCCTGAACTGAGAATGGCTATCTGCGAAAAGCTAAAAAAAGATAATGCTTTAGACTACAGTCCGGAACAAATAAACGTGAGCTGTGGGGCGAAGCATGCCTGCATAAATGTTATTCTGGCAACGGTTGATCCAGGAGATGAAGTGATCATCCCTGCCCCTTATTGGGTCAGCTACCCTGAAATGGTTAAGATAGCAGGAGCTGAACCGGTCATTGTCCCAACATCTTTTGAAAACGGTTATAAAATCACTCCTAAACAGTTTGAAGAGGCGATGACGCCAAAAACAAAAATGATCATTATCAATAGCCCTTCGAATCCGACTGGAAGTATTTATTCCAAAGAAGAGTTGGAGGGTATCGCACATGTTGCCCTGGAAGAAGACATACTGATTCTTTCTGATGAAATCTACGAAAAGCTCGTTTATGACGATCTGACACATTTCAGCATCGCTTCTCTTAGCAAAGAGGTCTACGAGCTGACCTTTACCGTTAATGGCTTTAGCAAAACCTACGCAATGACCGGATGGAGACTAGGATATTCTGCTTCTCCCTTATGGGCAGCTAAACAGATCGCCTCTCTCCAAAGTCATATGACTTCCAATCCAACCTCGTTCGCTCAAAAAGGGGCACTGGCTGCCTACAAGGGGCCACAAGATTGTGTGGAAAATATGGTCGAAGAATACAAAAAAAGACGGGCCTACATTATGAAGATCCTCTCAGACATAGAGAAAATTTCCTTTGTCCCTCCTCAAGGAACATTCTATGTCTATGTGAATATATCAAAAACAGGGATGAATTCTTCAGATTTTGCCCAAAAACTACTCGAAGAAGAAAAGGTCGCCGTGGTGCCTGGAGTAGCTTTTGGGGATGATCAATCCATTAGACTCTCTTACGCAACAAGCATGGAAAGAATCAAAACCGGCCTGGACCGCTTTTGTCGGTTTATTGAAAAACTATAA
- a CDS encoding YidH family protein — MKKNFGDHSANERTFLAWIRTGIAIMAFGFLIEKFTLFLDYIRVMFDNKNHHQDSRFFDPVVQWMGFAFMSIGVFTIFVASIRFYINAKQIDSNKLFEVEKAWVNTLLGLLIGLAGLVLAFLIGKNVILQSEFKS; from the coding sequence ATGAAAAAAAATTTCGGCGATCATTCAGCTAATGAAAGAACATTTCTTGCTTGGATCCGTACCGGAATTGCTATTATGGCCTTTGGGTTTCTTATCGAGAAATTTACTCTTTTTTTGGACTATATCCGGGTAATGTTTGATAATAAAAACCATCATCAGGATTCCAGGTTTTTTGATCCCGTGGTGCAATGGATGGGTTTTGCTTTTATGTCTATTGGAGTGTTCACCATTTTTGTTGCTTCTATCCGTTTTTATATAAACGCTAAACAGATAGACAGCAACAAACTGTTTGAGGTAGAAAAAGCATGGGTCAATACTTTATTGGGTTTATTAATTGGACTAGCGGGTTTGGTTCTTGCGTTTTTAATTGGGAAAAATGTCATTCTACAGTCTGAATTTAAATCATAG
- a CDS encoding type II toxin-antitoxin system RelE family toxin — MDTDIEKLFEKRIEEKKPFQIVFCHQSQQDLSQLSKTVQFQILDCLEMIPEVLSNPHSDCLSKAERDNRTLYRFRCKEYRIYFEKTDYGIVVQRILLKNTLADFLFRSNLTFSDTNP; from the coding sequence ATGGATACTGATATTGAAAAATTGTTCGAAAAGCGGATAGAGGAAAAGAAGCCCTTTCAAATTGTTTTTTGTCATCAAAGTCAGCAGGATCTCTCTCAGCTTTCCAAAACTGTACAGTTTCAAATTCTGGATTGTCTAGAAATGATCCCAGAAGTCTTATCAAACCCTCATTCAGATTGTTTAAGCAAAGCGGAAAGAGATAACAGAACCCTCTATCGGTTCCGATGCAAGGAATACCGGATATATTTTGAAAAGACTGACTATGGGATAGTAGTGCAGAGAATTTTACTCAAAAATACCCTAGCGGACTTTCTTTTCCGATCCAACTTAACTTTTTCTGACACCAATCCTTAA
- a CDS encoding exo-beta-N-acetylmuramidase NamZ family protein — protein MEKSLYRIVNGFIKEILKKKVLIVSIHRLILSFCTLVIIIHSIYLDDLQATVIDLGIDVLVENHFHGLEGKKIGLITNLSAVNKNGISTLELFYHCPQVNLVAIFTPEYGLYCMGSDKQSTASYIDPYTNLPVYPLQGETVKPTDDMLANIDVLVFDLQDIGTRSFTFLSTMGLAMEAAGENGKEFYVLDRPNPLGGERVEGMPFNNSFRSFYNEWDIPYIHGMTPCEIAGMINGENWIFKKPKLTLVPMKNWQRHMLWKDTGLPWMPLSPYLTDEESPFYFAISSFLGLSPLLNNGIGTALPYKLVGAQKIDPFTFARNMNKRKIPFCYFRPVFYWPFFGKFQGKTLGGCQIHIQDFSKVKLVEIGLTLLQEMMTELNQDPLASLTAEQLEFFDRYCGTDEIRKELLSGKRVQAIMDNWIPYLENFKEKRKKYLLYPSD, from the coding sequence ATGGAGAAAAGTCTTTATCGGATTGTAAATGGGTTCATTAAAGAAATATTAAAAAAGAAGGTTCTCATCGTATCGATCCATCGACTGATTTTGTCTTTTTGTACATTAGTCATTATAATACATTCCATTTATCTGGATGATTTGCAAGCTACAGTCATCGATTTGGGGATCGATGTACTTGTGGAAAATCATTTTCATGGCTTGGAAGGGAAAAAAATTGGATTAATCACAAATCTTTCGGCTGTCAACAAAAATGGAATTTCTACTCTAGAACTTTTTTATCATTGTCCACAAGTAAATCTTGTTGCCATATTTACTCCCGAATACGGTCTCTATTGCATGGGTTCAGATAAACAAAGTACTGCTTCTTACATTGATCCTTATACAAACCTTCCCGTATATCCACTCCAAGGAGAAACAGTAAAACCAACAGATGACATGCTTGCCAATATAGATGTTCTTGTTTTTGATTTACAGGATATTGGGACAAGAAGTTTTACATTTTTAAGCACAATGGGATTGGCTATGGAAGCAGCGGGAGAAAATGGGAAAGAATTTTATGTCCTTGATCGGCCAAATCCCCTTGGAGGCGAACGTGTTGAAGGGATGCCTTTTAACAACTCTTTTCGTTCTTTTTATAATGAATGGGATATTCCTTACATCCATGGTATGACTCCCTGTGAAATTGCTGGAATGATTAATGGAGAAAATTGGATTTTTAAAAAACCGAAACTCACCCTTGTCCCCATGAAAAACTGGCAAAGGCATATGCTTTGGAAGGATACCGGGCTTCCTTGGATGCCCCTTTCTCCCTACTTGACTGATGAAGAAAGCCCTTTTTATTTTGCCATCAGTTCTTTTTTAGGCTTAAGTCCTCTGCTTAATAACGGAATTGGAACCGCTTTGCCTTATAAATTAGTAGGGGCTCAAAAAATAGATCCTTTTACTTTTGCTAGGAACATGAATAAAAGAAAAATCCCTTTTTGTTATTTCAGGCCAGTTTTCTATTGGCCTTTTTTCGGAAAATTTCAAGGAAAAACTTTGGGTGGTTGTCAGATACACATTCAAGACTTTTCTAAAGTCAAACTTGTGGAAATAGGTCTTACTCTATTACAAGAAATGATGACAGAGCTAAACCAAGATCCCTTAGCCTCTTTGACGGCTGAACAACTTGAATTTTTTGATCGCTATTGTGGGACGGATGAAATTAGAAAAGAGCTCCTGTCTGGAAAGAGGGTTCAAGCTATTATGGATAATTGGATCCCTTATTTAGAAAACTTTAAAGAAAAAAGAAAAAAATATTTATTATATCCATCTGATTAA
- a CDS encoding site-2 protease family protein: protein MNPSIDRLYLFLLLIPLITIHEFAHAMVATLMGDRTPKEEGRLTFNPLVHMDLFGTLIIPAINIFLLPGGFGFFAWGRPVPTNPSLLKNPRLQSILIALAGPLANIITAFFILLIAKVVIPQDHKLSELFATFVLASIFLAVFHLLPVMPFDGWTIVKNIFRIPDQWEHQMGIFWFIAILIFLNLPPVYHFLEFSAYHLFMLLNLLSGSPLHR from the coding sequence ATGAACCCCTCTATCGATAGACTTTATCTTTTTCTTCTTCTTATTCCACTTATTACCATCCATGAGTTTGCTCACGCAATGGTGGCTACCCTTATGGGGGATAGAACCCCTAAGGAAGAGGGCCGCTTAACATTCAATCCACTCGTTCATATGGACTTATTTGGGACTTTAATTATACCAGCTATCAATATTTTCCTACTCCCTGGAGGCTTTGGTTTTTTCGCATGGGGTAGACCCGTCCCTACTAATCCATCTCTGTTAAAAAACCCTAGACTACAAAGTATTCTTATTGCTCTAGCTGGACCTTTGGCTAATATAATAACTGCTTTTTTTATCCTTCTTATCGCCAAAGTGGTTATTCCACAAGATCATAAATTAAGCGAGCTTTTTGCCACTTTTGTCCTTGCCTCTATCTTTCTTGCCGTTTTTCATTTGCTGCCTGTGATGCCTTTCGATGGATGGACAATCGTAAAAAACATTTTCAGAATCCCTGATCAGTGGGAACACCAAATGGGCATTTTCTGGTTCATTGCGATTCTTATATTTTTAAATCTCCCTCCAGTATATCACTTCTTAGAATTCTCTGCTTACCATTTGTTTATGTTGCTTAACCTGCTCTCCGGTTCTCCATTACATAGATGA
- a CDS encoding Mrp/NBP35 family ATP-binding protein: protein MPELKKEEILNQLRKVRYPGFSRDIVSFGLVKEIETTDESIYIKLELSSLNPDIPEQLEREIKTTLSSMTAISNIQVVIKRPEAPLTQRMAPKGSEIKHIIAVASGKGGVGKSTVAANLACAFHKIGFHVGLCDCDIYGPSISMMFGTVESPQISVDEQLIPIERYGLKLMSMGFLLESDQPAVLRGPLVTRYTQEFLKNVDWGNLDFLVLDLPPGTGDIQLTIVQTVRLSGAVIVTTPQEVALVDARKAVSMFKKVNVPILGILENMSYFLCPSDNKKYDLFGSGGGKREAEKLKVPFLGEIPIEAELRISSDHGMPIVLSDPDRQTSKVFLEAAKKIVDFLK, encoded by the coding sequence ATGCCAGAATTAAAAAAAGAAGAAATTTTAAACCAACTCAGAAAAGTTCGGTACCCTGGATTTAGTAGGGACATCGTTTCTTTTGGTCTAGTAAAAGAGATCGAAACGACAGACGAAAGCATTTATATAAAACTCGAGCTTTCAAGCCTTAATCCAGATATTCCCGAACAATTGGAAAGAGAAATTAAAACCACCCTCTCGTCCATGACCGCGATTAGCAACATCCAGGTTGTCATCAAAAGACCAGAAGCTCCCCTAACACAGAGAATGGCTCCAAAAGGATCTGAAATCAAGCACATCATTGCTGTAGCTAGCGGCAAAGGAGGGGTGGGTAAATCCACGGTTGCAGCAAACCTCGCTTGTGCTTTCCATAAAATCGGGTTCCATGTTGGACTTTGCGATTGTGATATTTATGGACCAAGTATTTCCATGATGTTTGGAACGGTTGAATCACCTCAAATCTCTGTTGACGAGCAGCTCATACCTATCGAACGTTATGGATTAAAATTAATGAGCATGGGCTTTCTTCTTGAATCAGATCAACCTGCCGTTTTGAGAGGTCCGTTAGTGACTCGCTATACTCAGGAATTTTTAAAAAACGTCGATTGGGGAAATCTTGATTTCTTAGTGCTCGACCTTCCTCCTGGTACAGGTGATATCCAACTGACAATCGTTCAAACCGTTCGTCTTTCGGGGGCAGTAATCGTTACAACCCCTCAGGAAGTAGCTCTTGTCGATGCAAGAAAAGCCGTATCTATGTTCAAAAAAGTCAATGTCCCAATTTTAGGAATTTTAGAAAACATGAGTTATTTCCTTTGTCCTAGTGACAATAAAAAATACGATCTTTTTGGTTCCGGAGGTGGCAAAAGGGAAGCCGAGAAGCTAAAGGTTCCATTCTTAGGAGAAATTCCCATAGAAGCTGAATTGAGGATTTCTTCCGATCATGGCATGCCCATCGTCTTATCAGACCCAGATAGACAAACAAGCAAGGTTTTTTTAGAAGCAGCTAAAAAAATTGTTGACTTTTTAAAATAA
- a CDS encoding DUF4339 domain-containing protein → MEIYIVQSGKKEGPFSMDEILQLLEKGTINTQTLAWHKDLKDWEPLGKLIQEAEQEKKEQVAEGKKAAETNNPVSQTSGLDKETPTDPFLQLLKTSQQIAFWMDEELALYGTKASHSRSHPLEATVWLEYRLEFPHPKSKDILARSSVHFQFIYTPFRQFEQEVDITMAVMERKKHFRVVDLSQEHVKQIVKTILMKYPDVASPFSLCHFHKKRAFPWQLWLEKNKLVRLKSIDMMTWVRLLWILGLILIPYYGVGLLFLLSGWFLYQSSFHNGSYVLRSAWPSLPPFSPKSLLLSPLVLKAKASTLSLLKERLETDFSQNLPPSIEKLPAVYEGFFQNKNLLFSGFLKLTAL, encoded by the coding sequence ATGGAAATTTATATCGTTCAATCTGGCAAAAAAGAGGGGCCTTTTTCTATGGATGAGATCCTTCAGTTGCTAGAAAAAGGAACAATAAATACCCAAACCCTTGCATGGCACAAAGACCTTAAAGATTGGGAACCACTCGGAAAACTAATTCAGGAGGCTGAACAGGAAAAGAAGGAGCAAGTAGCTGAGGGAAAAAAAGCAGCTGAAACCAACAACCCAGTGTCTCAAACAAGTGGGCTTGATAAAGAGACTCCAACCGATCCTTTTCTTCAACTACTGAAGACTTCGCAACAGATTGCATTCTGGATGGATGAAGAACTTGCTTTGTATGGGACGAAAGCTTCTCATTCTAGATCTCATCCATTAGAAGCAACCGTTTGGCTTGAATATAGGCTAGAGTTTCCCCATCCAAAATCTAAAGACATCCTTGCTCGTTCCTCCGTTCACTTTCAGTTTATCTATACCCCTTTTCGGCAGTTTGAACAGGAAGTGGACATCACGATGGCCGTTATGGAACGTAAAAAACATTTCCGAGTGGTTGACCTCAGCCAAGAGCATGTCAAACAGATAGTCAAAACTATCCTGATGAAATATCCTGATGTGGCTTCTCCTTTTTCTCTTTGTCACTTTCATAAAAAAAGGGCATTTCCTTGGCAACTGTGGTTAGAAAAAAACAAGCTAGTCAGGCTCAAATCAATCGACATGATGACTTGGGTCAGATTATTGTGGATTCTTGGGCTAATACTTATTCCCTACTATGGAGTTGGTTTACTTTTCCTGCTTTCAGGCTGGTTCCTCTATCAATCTTCCTTTCATAATGGATCCTATGTACTCCGATCAGCCTGGCCCTCTTTGCCTCCATTTTCCCCAAAGTCTTTGCTGCTTTCCCCATTGGTTTTGAAAGCTAAGGCTTCTACTTTATCCCTGCTCAAAGAAAGGCTAGAAACTGATTTTTCTCAAAACCTCCCTCCTTCCATAGAAAAATTACCCGCAGTCTACGAGGGTTTTTTTCAAAATAAGAATCTTCTTTTTTCAGGCTTTCTGAAACTTACGGCTTTATAG
- a CDS encoding DUF4337 domain-containing protein: MTEKSIEEKAYEIINEKLEEDRRKEKWLFHVSFSIILMAVLGTIVTADSENSVTEAIILRNEAVLYQDKATDMWNFFQAKSMRETGYRIANILNPRPEFEQELKRYQKEKIEIEQKAKRLDEMVEERVKASERYYRKHHIFRISGILVQVGIALSSVSALMKKKMVWYLAICLATGGLVVFITALLR; the protein is encoded by the coding sequence ATGACAGAAAAATCAATTGAAGAGAAGGCGTACGAAATTATTAATGAAAAGCTAGAAGAAGATCGAAGAAAGGAAAAGTGGCTATTTCATGTTTCTTTTTCGATCATTTTGATGGCTGTATTGGGAACGATTGTCACGGCGGATTCGGAAAATAGTGTGACAGAAGCCATTATATTGCGTAATGAGGCAGTTCTTTATCAGGACAAAGCGACGGATATGTGGAATTTTTTTCAAGCAAAATCCATGAGAGAGACGGGGTATCGTATTGCCAATATTTTAAATCCTCGGCCTGAATTTGAACAGGAACTGAAGAGGTATCAGAAAGAGAAGATTGAAATAGAGCAAAAGGCAAAACGGCTAGATGAAATGGTTGAGGAAAGAGTAAAAGCCAGCGAACGATATTATAGGAAACATCATATTTTCAGAATATCAGGAATTCTTGTTCAGGTTGGCATTGCTTTGTCTTCTGTTTCTGCCTTGATGAAGAAAAAAATGGTATGGTATTTAGCAATATGCCTAGCTACAGGAGGACTCGTTGTGTTTATAACAGCCTTGCTGCGATGA
- a CDS encoding ABC transporter permease, translating to MSLERILGLFLRYTYVYRRSWIRVLEFVFWPVMDLLVWGYLTLFLSNAEKSISSPFQFLIGAMILWDVLYRTQLGITVSFLEDVWSKNLINLLVTPLTIQEFFTAIFLVGIFKSLLILGLLGFLAALFYHFHLTQIGFYLLPLIGNLFLMGSACGVLTIALLLRWGQAAESLAWAIPILFQPFAAVFYPLYVLPKWIQPLSFLVPATHVFEGLRGGLQGTYSYSHLFWATFLNCCYLGFSFFLFQRFFLSAREKGLLVKIGTQ from the coding sequence ATGAGTCTAGAAAGAATATTGGGTCTATTTTTACGTTATACCTACGTTTATAGACGCAGTTGGATTCGAGTTTTAGAGTTTGTTTTTTGGCCCGTAATGGACCTTCTTGTTTGGGGATATCTGACTCTTTTTCTTTCTAATGCAGAGAAAAGCATTTCCAGCCCATTTCAATTTTTAATCGGTGCGATGATTCTTTGGGATGTGCTCTACAGGACTCAGCTGGGGATCACAGTATCTTTTTTAGAAGACGTTTGGTCAAAGAATTTAATCAATCTTCTTGTGACACCACTAACTATTCAGGAATTTTTTACAGCGATTTTTCTAGTGGGGATCTTCAAATCTCTTTTAATTCTTGGATTATTGGGATTTTTAGCGGCTCTTTTCTATCATTTCCATTTGACGCAGATTGGTTTCTATTTACTCCCACTGATTGGGAACCTTTTTCTAATGGGTTCTGCTTGTGGTGTTTTGACCATTGCTTTATTGCTGCGATGGGGACAGGCTGCAGAGTCTCTTGCATGGGCTATACCGATTCTTTTTCAACCGTTTGCGGCTGTCTTTTATCCGCTCTACGTTCTTCCTAAATGGATACAGCCCCTTTCGTTTCTTGTCCCTGCAACACACGTTTTTGAGGGATTAAGAGGTGGGCTACAAGGGACCTACTCCTATAGCCACCTCTTTTGGGCAACTTTTTTAAACTGTTGTTATTTAGGTTTTTCTTTTTTTCTTTTTCAGCGCTTTTTTTTAAGTGCTAGAGAAAAAGGATTACTGGTTAAAATTGGAACTCAATGA